One genomic region from Spirulina subsalsa PCC 9445 encodes:
- a CDS encoding Hfq-related RNA-binding protein: MTDFDTGLPSTRQLQNFNREKVEVEFKLMTGDVITGKMVWQDAQCICLQDASEQLTIIWRQAIAYHKPVG; this comes from the coding sequence ATGACTGACTTTGACACTGGATTACCGAGTACAAGACAACTCCAAAATTTTAACCGTGAAAAGGTAGAGGTTGAGTTTAAGTTAATGACGGGGGATGTGATCACGGGAAAGATGGTCTGGCAAGATGCCCAATGTATCTGTCTACAAGACGCATCGGAGCAACTAACGATTATCTGGCGACAGGCGATCGCGTATCATAAACCTGTGGGATAG
- a CDS encoding NACHT domain-containing protein encodes MKSFLSADMAQPAKQLLKATPDGIKQAKLAWLASANQIMRNLESAPYFISQTTIHHFFEGQPIESQDFQKICIALGLKWREIAGLPQKTRPIPPPPAAPPRVNSPLRAIADSVKERLYGKLKERYSQITLLNHRLAPTSGVEFDVYRVSRVSRETYLDLTEFVNHPHQRAEVERLGLGERQDRLGGLQAVQTSPRLILLGPSGSGKTTFLSRVAIACTQGEFPEHWIPVYICLHDFPDATLESPNFLRTTIQQILDTEENKHTEYLLNAGQLFILIDGMDEVPLTIRRHLQYQIRSLLQRYYKNRFLLTCRTQITEYTFPTFEYIELAEFNRSQVQKFADVWFTAQNIEKPQTILKQFLAELDLPKYEKVVPLFNTPLFLSFACWIFQDLKKLPKRPFDFYEQGLDRFLEQWNLVYPRFQSYIYQTLDKTHKLKLLSLLSSLIFQKQELLVEYDVMCQHLYNYVTEVLQIPAHPQELLKESQQVLQSIEGQHGLIIEKLPNIMAFGNHGIQEYLTSELILDHFKADDLDAVINPFIKVQWQEYLLFAVNHLENVNDLLLRLKKKIDYLLVTDPKIQIFLSWVNQKSLLVKVPYKPSAVRAFYFSQALARIFEPKLARPLDFSHAVDRVLRSSLHDRTLACELDEKLDQAFRRYPLRNLDYDLLIDLVLDCLLGTFANDLGLFITFMQDRQLKLDPDLRAALNRFKEQIPDATQDRSKYQKWWQANNKIWTRNLRLVIIESRNIGYDWQFSKAQQELLKQYYEANKLLVSCLYSNKKISPDVIQEIEETLILSVAELESRYDDHT; translated from the coding sequence ATGAAATCTTTTTTGAGCGCTGACATGGCACAACCCGCAAAGCAATTGCTCAAAGCAACGCCAGATGGCATTAAACAGGCGAAGTTAGCGTGGTTGGCTTCTGCGAATCAGATCATGAGAAATTTGGAGTCTGCCCCTTACTTTATTTCTCAAACGACGATTCATCATTTTTTTGAAGGTCAACCGATTGAGTCTCAAGATTTTCAGAAAATTTGTATTGCTTTGGGTTTGAAGTGGCGAGAAATCGCGGGTTTGCCCCAAAAGACGCGACCGATTCCACCTCCTCCGGCGGCTCCTCCTCGGGTTAATTCTCCTTTGCGTGCGATCGCCGACTCGGTAAAGGAACGCCTCTATGGCAAGCTAAAAGAACGTTATAGTCAAATTACACTCCTCAATCACCGACTAGCCCCCACTAGCGGGGTGGAGTTTGATGTGTATCGGGTGAGTCGTGTCTCTCGGGAAACCTACCTAGACTTAACTGAGTTTGTTAACCACCCCCATCAACGGGCAGAAGTCGAACGTTTAGGCCTCGGAGAACGTCAAGATCGTTTAGGGGGATTGCAAGCGGTGCAAACCTCACCCCGTCTAATTTTACTCGGCCCGTCGGGGTCGGGGAAAACCACTTTTTTATCCCGGGTTGCGATCGCCTGCACTCAAGGAGAATTCCCAGAACATTGGATTCCTGTCTATATCTGTTTACATGATTTTCCTGACGCAACCCTAGAAAGTCCCAATTTTTTACGCACTACCATTCAACAAATTTTAGATACGGAAGAGAATAAACATACAGAATATTTACTCAATGCCGGACAGTTGTTCATCCTAATTGATGGCATGGATGAAGTTCCTCTAACCATCCGCAGACATTTACAATATCAAATTCGTTCTCTCTTACAACGATACTATAAAAATCGTTTCCTCCTGACCTGCCGCACCCAAATTACAGAATATACATTCCCCACGTTTGAATATATAGAATTAGCAGAATTTAACCGTTCCCAAGTTCAAAAATTTGCCGATGTTTGGTTCACGGCTCAAAATATTGAAAAACCACAAACTATCCTCAAACAGTTTTTAGCGGAGTTAGACTTACCTAAGTATGAGAAGGTTGTTCCCCTCTTCAATACTCCCCTTTTTCTTAGCTTTGCTTGTTGGATCTTCCAAGACTTAAAAAAACTCCCCAAACGCCCTTTTGATTTTTATGAGCAAGGTCTGGATCGTTTCTTAGAACAGTGGAATCTGGTTTATCCACGCTTCCAAAGTTATATTTATCAAACCCTTGACAAAACTCATAAACTTAAGTTATTGAGTCTTTTATCATCTTTGATTTTTCAAAAACAAGAATTATTAGTTGAGTATGATGTAATGTGTCAGCATCTTTACAATTATGTGACAGAAGTTTTACAAATTCCTGCCCATCCCCAAGAATTATTAAAAGAAAGTCAACAAGTTTTGCAAAGTATTGAGGGACAACATGGTTTGATTATTGAAAAATTGCCTAATATCATGGCTTTTGGCAATCATGGCATTCAGGAATACTTAACCAGTGAACTCATTTTAGACCATTTTAAAGCAGATGATCTCGATGCCGTTATTAATCCTTTTATCAAGGTTCAATGGCAAGAGTATTTATTGTTTGCCGTCAATCATCTAGAAAATGTCAATGATTTGTTGCTACGATTGAAGAAGAAAATTGATTATTTATTAGTCACTGATCCTAAAATTCAAATCTTTTTATCTTGGGTCAATCAAAAATCTTTGTTAGTCAAAGTTCCCTACAAACCTTCGGCGGTTCGGGCTTTTTATTTTTCCCAAGCTTTAGCTCGTATTTTTGAACCTAAATTAGCGCGTCCGTTAGACTTTTCCCATGCCGTTGATCGAGTGTTACGGTCTTCTTTACATGATCGGACATTAGCTTGTGAACTGGACGAAAAGTTAGATCAAGCTTTCCGACGGTATCCTCTGAGAAATTTAGATTACGATTTACTGATTGATTTAGTGTTGGATTGTTTATTAGGAACTTTTGCCAATGATTTGGGTTTGTTTATCACATTTATGCAGGATCGTCAACTGAAATTAGATCCAGATTTACGGGCTGCATTGAATCGGTTTAAGGAACAAATTCCTGACGCAACTCAAGACCGCAGTAAGTATCAGAAATGGTGGCAAGCGAATAATAAAATCTGGACGAGAAACTTAAGGTTAGTGATTATTGAGTCTCGGAATATTGGCTATGATTGGCAGTTTAGTAAAGCACAGCAGGAGTTGTTAAAGCAGTATTATGAGGCGAACAAGTTGTTAGTTTCTTGTTTGTATAGTAACAAGAAAATTAGTCCTGATGTGATTCAGGAAATTGAGGAGACTTTAATTCTCTCGGTGGCTGAGTTGGAGTCACGATATGATGATCACACCTAG
- the lepB gene encoding signal peptidase I, whose translation MRQDPWLAINLSLFFPGIGQWYARKWLKGGIWVLAQVGLIAFSAWSIFAPYGNTVLGLSCFFLIAGVYIGNLFDAYYSVESDTTGEKIPRRVKNPWFAVFLSRVLPGVGQFYGDKVGWGAFFLGAFLLLSIFDQVFPSLLIISPLISAIAAYHAYQAFPRAKTTPQGRRWVAILAGVLFSLELLGNYFPLWLNQQVEMFVIPSGSMQPTLQVNDRILVRKSKNYQPQVGDIIVFEAPDFVKAMDPLSHPDDTVYYVKRVMGTPGQRIEVLNGVVYINNQAIAERYVTAPANYNIAAQRVPEDKYWVLGDRRNDSFDSHVWGFLPADLVIGQAYKIVFPPGRIQPL comes from the coding sequence ATGAGACAAGACCCTTGGCTAGCCATTAATCTGTCCCTATTCTTCCCCGGAATAGGACAGTGGTATGCCCGCAAATGGTTAAAAGGAGGGATTTGGGTCTTGGCACAAGTGGGGCTAATTGCCTTTTCCGCTTGGTCGATTTTTGCCCCCTATGGCAACACCGTTTTAGGCTTAAGTTGTTTCTTCTTAATTGCCGGGGTGTACATCGGTAATCTGTTTGACGCTTACTATAGCGTTGAGAGTGACACCACTGGGGAGAAAATCCCCCGTCGGGTGAAAAACCCTTGGTTTGCGGTGTTTTTATCGCGTGTTTTGCCCGGTGTAGGGCAATTTTACGGGGATAAGGTGGGCTGGGGGGCGTTTTTTCTGGGGGCGTTTCTCCTGTTGTCGATTTTTGATCAGGTTTTTCCCTCCCTGTTGATTATCTCACCCTTGATTAGTGCGATCGCCGCCTATCATGCCTATCAAGCCTTCCCCCGAGCCAAAACCACCCCCCAAGGTCGCCGCTGGGTCGCCATCTTAGCCGGAGTCTTATTCAGTTTAGAATTATTGGGCAATTACTTCCCCCTCTGGCTCAATCAACAGGTGGAAATGTTCGTAATTCCCAGTGGGTCAATGCAGCCCACCCTTCAGGTCAACGACCGGATTTTAGTGCGCAAATCGAAGAATTATCAGCCCCAAGTGGGGGATATTATTGTCTTTGAAGCCCCGGATTTCGTCAAAGCAATGGATCCCCTCAGTCATCCCGACGATACAGTATATTATGTGAAACGAGTCATGGGGACTCCGGGGCAACGGATTGAAGTCTTAAATGGGGTAGTTTATATCAATAATCAAGCCATCGCTGAACGTTATGTCACTGCTCCGGCTAACTATAACATCGCCGCCCAGCGCGTGCCAGAGGATAAATACTGGGTTTTAGGCGATCGCCGCAATGACAGTTTTGACTCCCATGTATGGGGCTTTCTCCCCGCCGATCTCGTCATTGGACAAGCCTATAAAATTGTCTTCCCCCCCGGTCGTATTCAACCGTTATAA
- the dapF gene encoding diaminopimelate epimerase, whose product MEIAFTKYHGLGNDFILIDNRQSPDPLIRPEEAVNLCDRNFGIGADGVIFALPGQNGSDYTMRIFNSDGSEPEMCGNGIRCFAHFIAELTGNTTPNQTFVIHTLAGLITPQLTPEGQIKVDMGIPKVTAAQIPTTLNAADQKVINIPLNVAGQTWAVTCVNMGNPHCITFVDDVEHIPLATLGPQFEHHSVFPQRTNTEFIQVVAPNYLKMRVWERGAGATLACGTGACASVVAGVLTGHSEATCTVELPGGCLTIEWDQSSQRIYMTGPAQKVFTGQVLLNR is encoded by the coding sequence ATGGAAATCGCCTTTACTAAGTACCACGGCCTCGGTAACGATTTTATCTTAATTGATAATCGTCAAAGTCCAGACCCTTTAATTCGTCCAGAAGAAGCGGTTAACTTGTGCGATCGCAATTTTGGCATTGGAGCCGACGGCGTGATCTTTGCCCTCCCCGGTCAAAACGGCAGCGACTACACCATGAGAATCTTTAACTCCGATGGGTCAGAACCCGAAATGTGTGGCAATGGGATTCGCTGTTTCGCCCACTTCATCGCCGAATTAACAGGCAATACCACCCCTAACCAAACCTTCGTTATCCACACCCTAGCAGGCTTAATCACCCCCCAACTTACCCCAGAAGGTCAAATCAAGGTAGATATGGGCATTCCCAAGGTCACAGCCGCCCAAATCCCCACCACCCTCAACGCCGCCGACCAAAAGGTAATCAATATTCCCCTCAACGTGGCCGGACAAACTTGGGCTGTCACCTGTGTGAACATGGGCAATCCCCACTGTATTACATTCGTAGACGACGTGGAGCATATCCCCCTCGCCACCCTCGGCCCTCAATTTGAGCATCATTCTGTCTTTCCCCAACGCACCAACACCGAATTTATTCAAGTCGTCGCCCCCAACTATCTAAAAATGCGCGTCTGGGAGCGAGGAGCCGGGGCTACCTTGGCCTGTGGGACAGGGGCCTGTGCTTCGGTGGTGGCGGGTGTGTTAACAGGTCACAGCGAGGCCACTTGTACGGTAGAATTGCCCGGTGGTTGTTTAACCATTGAATGGGATCAAAGTAGTCAACGGATTTATATGACTGGCCCCGCTCAAAAAGTGTTTACGGGACAAGTCCTGCTCAATCGTTAA
- a CDS encoding anti-sigma factor family protein produces the protein MDTRQRDRFELISAYLDGEANPAERKQVQQWLDTDPECQRLYRRLLKLRNGIQSLPTPAPAQSAETVANQVIAKVRQRERHRAFVWGGSAIAALVVGAVSTLLPGEGAFAPRMAWNSLNYPGQSEELMIALNQPLVEIPVDSQALMIPLDRPLVELHKPTVASPSYPY, from the coding sequence ATGGATACTCGTCAACGCGATCGCTTTGAATTAATTAGTGCTTACCTCGACGGAGAAGCTAATCCCGCCGAACGGAAACAAGTTCAGCAATGGCTGGATACAGATCCTGAATGCCAACGTTTGTATCGCCGTTTACTCAAACTCCGCAACGGTATCCAATCCCTGCCCACTCCTGCACCCGCTCAAAGTGCGGAAACCGTGGCCAATCAAGTAATCGCCAAAGTGCGACAACGGGAACGCCATCGGGCTTTTGTGTGGGGAGGAAGTGCGATCGCCGCCCTCGTCGTTGGAGCCGTCTCTACCCTATTACCTGGTGAAGGTGCTTTTGCCCCCCGTATGGCTTGGAATAGCCTCAACTACCCCGGTCAAAGCGAAGAGTTAATGATTGCCCTCAATCAACCCTTAGTTGAAATTCCCGTAGATTCTCAAGCCCTCATGATTCCCCTTGATCGTCCTCTAGTAGAACTGCACAAACCCACCGTCGCCAGCCCCAGCTATCCTTACTAA
- the glcD gene encoding glycolate oxidase subunit GlcD: MILKNPFATRSDRWQPIIQAFTKALGAQNVIRRKDELLTYECDGLAAYRQRPALVVLPRTTEEVAQAVKICREYQLPWVARGAGTGLSGGALPVENGVLIVTAKMKRILKVDLANQRVVVQPGVINNWVTQAVSGAGFYYAPDPSSQIICSIGGNIAENSGGVHCLKYGVTTNHVLGLKIVTPEGEILDLGGLVPEMPGYDLTGLFVGSEGTLGIATEITLRILKTPEAVCVLLADFESIEAAGGAVADIISAGIIPAGMEMMDNLSINAVEDVVATGCYPRDAGAILLVELDGLEVEVSGNKQRVAELCRQNGARQITSASDGETRLKLWKGRKAAFAAAGKISPNYFVQDGVIPRTKLVQVLGEIEALSRESGFAIANVFHAGDGNLHPLILYDQAVPGAFEKVEKVGEEILRLCVEAGGSLSGEHGIGADKNCSMPRMFNEVDLETMQYVRAVFNPDGLANPGKLFPTPRTCGEAANQRPQGEFKGASVF; the protein is encoded by the coding sequence ATGATCTTAAAAAACCCCTTTGCTACCCGTTCGGATCGATGGCAACCGATTATTCAAGCCTTTACGAAAGCCTTGGGCGCGCAAAATGTCATCCGGCGTAAAGATGAACTCCTGACCTACGAATGTGACGGACTCGCGGCCTATCGTCAACGTCCTGCTTTAGTCGTCCTACCCCGCACCACTGAAGAAGTAGCCCAAGCCGTCAAGATTTGTCGAGAGTACCAACTGCCTTGGGTGGCACGGGGGGCCGGAACCGGACTGTCTGGGGGAGCCTTACCTGTGGAGAATGGGGTGTTAATCGTCACCGCTAAGATGAAGCGCATCCTCAAGGTAGATTTAGCCAATCAGCGCGTCGTCGTGCAGCCCGGAGTGATTAATAACTGGGTGACACAGGCTGTAAGTGGGGCGGGTTTCTATTATGCCCCAGACCCTTCAAGTCAGATTATCTGTTCCATTGGGGGCAATATTGCCGAAAATTCTGGGGGGGTTCACTGCCTGAAATATGGGGTAACAACAAATCACGTCTTGGGCTTAAAAATTGTCACCCCAGAGGGCGAAATTCTCGACCTGGGGGGCCTTGTGCCTGAAATGCCGGGGTATGACCTGACCGGGCTATTTGTGGGGTCTGAGGGGACGCTGGGCATCGCTACGGAGATCACCCTACGCATCCTCAAGACTCCCGAGGCTGTTTGTGTCCTGTTGGCGGATTTTGAGAGTATCGAAGCGGCCGGGGGGGCGGTGGCGGATATTATTAGCGCGGGGATTATTCCGGCTGGGATGGAAATGATGGACAATCTCAGCATTAATGCGGTGGAGGATGTGGTAGCCACGGGCTGTTATCCTCGGGATGCCGGGGCGATTTTGTTGGTAGAGTTGGATGGTTTGGAGGTGGAGGTTTCGGGGAATAAGCAGCGTGTGGCGGAGTTATGTCGCCAAAATGGGGCGCGTCAGATTACCTCAGCTTCTGATGGGGAAACTCGTTTGAAGCTGTGGAAGGGGCGCAAGGCGGCGTTTGCGGCGGCGGGCAAAATCAGTCCGAATTATTTTGTTCAGGATGGGGTAATTCCTCGGACAAAGTTGGTGCAGGTGTTGGGGGAAATTGAGGCGTTAAGTCGTGAGTCGGGTTTTGCGATCGCCAATGTCTTCCACGCTGGAGATGGCAACCTACACCCCCTCATCTTATATGATCAAGCAGTGCCGGGGGCTTTTGAAAAAGTCGAAAAGGTCGGGGAGGAAATTTTGCGGCTGTGTGTGGAAGCGGGGGGCAGTTTATCGGGAGAACATGGCATCGGCGCCGATAAAAATTGCTCTATGCCTCGGATGTTTAACGAGGTGGATTTAGAAACCATGCAGTATGTGCGGGCGGTGTTTAATCCCGACGGATTAGCCAATCCGGGCAAATTATTCCCTACCCCTCGCACTTGTGGAGAGGCCGCCAATCAACGACCTCAAGGAGAATTTAAAGGGGCTTCTGTTTTCTAG
- a CDS encoding sigma-70 family RNA polymerase sigma factor, giving the protein MSQSVPATWSTIEAKVPQSSVSLDKLPNYDLILRCQEGVKPDRAAFAELLRRYQSHVEKILYHLAPDWQDRADLAQEVWIRVYRNINRLKEPVKFKSWLSRIATNLFYDELRKRKRVASPLSLDAPRAMDDGEMSWELPSDAPSPDDSLATREFYEQLQTAIADLPEAFRTTIVLREIQGLAYEEIAEITGVSLGTVKSRIARARTRLQSELQPYLDVD; this is encoded by the coding sequence ATGAGTCAGTCAGTTCCTGCAACTTGGTCAACCATTGAGGCGAAAGTTCCTCAATCTTCGGTGTCTCTCGACAAACTCCCTAACTACGATTTGATTTTACGTTGTCAAGAGGGCGTTAAACCCGATCGGGCAGCGTTTGCCGAACTTCTCCGTCGGTATCAGTCCCATGTGGAAAAAATCCTGTATCATCTAGCACCAGATTGGCAGGATCGCGCCGACTTAGCTCAAGAGGTTTGGATTCGAGTCTATCGGAATATTAATCGTCTCAAAGAGCCGGTTAAATTTAAAAGTTGGTTGAGTCGCATCGCCACAAACCTGTTTTATGATGAATTACGCAAACGGAAGCGCGTCGCAAGTCCCCTTTCTCTGGATGCTCCCCGAGCAATGGATGACGGAGAAATGTCCTGGGAACTTCCTTCCGATGCACCGAGTCCTGATGATAGTCTAGCGACTCGCGAGTTTTACGAACAGTTACAAACGGCGATCGCAGACCTACCCGAAGCCTTCCGAACCACCATCGTCCTGCGCGAAATCCAAGGCCTAGCCTATGAAGAAATCGCGGAAATTACGGGGGTTTCTCTCGGTACCGTTAAATCTCGGATTGCTCGCGCCAGAACGCGCTTACAGTCTGAATTACAACCCTATTTGGATGTGGACTAA
- a CDS encoding transposase, with protein sequence MFVEDINFTAWSRGLFCKQSLDMGLGQFFTILQYVASQTDTYFAKVNPDYTSQLCPECGTHTGQKELSQRVHSCSECGYTVDRDVAASIIVKQRGLTAVGAPVVKQPSHGVLSGTSV encoded by the coding sequence TTGTTTGTTGAAGATATTAACTTCACAGCTTGGAGTAGGGGACTATTCTGTAAGCAGTCTCTAGATATGGGTTTAGGTCAATTCTTTACTATCTTGCAATATGTTGCCTCTCAAACGGATACATATTTTGCCAAGGTCAATCCAGACTATACCTCTCAACTTTGTCCTGAATGTGGAACCCATACAGGTCAGAAAGAACTCTCTCAAAGGGTTCACTCTTGCTCTGAATGTGGCTACACCGTGGATCGGGATGTTGCTGCTTCAATAATAGTAAAACAGCGTGGATTAACTGCGGTCGGTGCGCCCGTGGTCAAACAGCCCAGTCATGGCGTTCTGTCGGGGACTTCGGTCTAG
- a CDS encoding gamma-glutamylcyclotransferase family protein, which yields MPIVRDRYDGIAILLGGDCIQKNVEFAQSVVARLRPAVIIILITIVREVRSLFNVFVYGTLKPGEINYFRYCAGKTCQERLAYAWGKLYALCLGYPGMAEGTERIQGVILTFEDEGVLEQLDQLESYSPSRPAHENEYQRREIIVYDGSGKPLDKAWTYIMSDQNIRRFKGVWLPSGCWSSYDSQRGEF from the coding sequence GTGCCAATAGTTCGCGATCGCTATGATGGAATAGCGATTTTACTAGGGGGTGATTGCATTCAGAAAAACGTTGAGTTTGCACAATCGGTTGTCGCTCGCTTACGTCCTGCGGTCATCATTATTTTAATCACCATAGTACGGGAGGTTCGATCATTGTTCAATGTTTTTGTTTACGGAACTTTAAAACCGGGGGAAATCAATTATTTCCGGTACTGTGCCGGAAAAACTTGTCAAGAACGCTTGGCCTATGCTTGGGGGAAATTATATGCGCTCTGCCTAGGGTATCCGGGGATGGCCGAAGGAACAGAGCGCATTCAGGGGGTGATCTTAACGTTTGAGGATGAAGGGGTTTTAGAACAGTTGGATCAGTTAGAGAGTTATTCGCCTAGCCGCCCTGCCCACGAGAACGAATACCAACGGCGGGAAATCATCGTTTATGATGGGTCAGGCAAGCCTCTAGACAAGGCTTGGACTTACATTATGTCGGATCAGAACATTCGACGCTTTAAGGGGGTGTGGTTGCCGTCTGGCTGTTGGTCTAGCTATGACTCCCAGCGGGGGGAATTCTAG
- a CDS encoding RNA-guided endonuclease TnpB family protein codes for MLNLNYCYRIYPDASQEQELLDWLEICRGVYNYALAVRVREALRSKGKSLGIDLGLEKFMATSQGELMARPKFFLELQSQLKWLQRRLSKKQKGSKNWHKAREKVAKLHEHIYNTRKNFHYQVAHHLCDQANIIFAEDLNVKAMSRGMLCKHTLDAGFGGFLEVLKHVAWKRDVYFEKVDANFTSQICPNCGVVTGKKDLSQRVHVHFVTLCYATLCVREASRSERERGCP; via the coding sequence GTGTTAAACCTCAACTATTGCTACAGAATTTATCCAGATGCCAGTCAAGAACAAGAATTACTTGACTGGCTAGAAATCTGTCGAGGGGTATATAATTATGCCTTGGCTGTTCGCGTTCGCGAAGCGTTGCGTAGCAAAGGAAAATCTCTAGGGATTGATTTGGGACTGGAGAAGTTTATGGCAACATCTCAGGGGGAATTAATGGCTAGACCTAAGTTTTTCTTGGAACTTCAAAGTCAGCTTAAATGGCTACAAAGAAGATTATCAAAGAAACAGAAAGGGTCAAAAAACTGGCATAAAGCCCGGGAAAAAGTAGCTAAACTTCATGAACATATTTACAACACTCGCAAGAACTTTCATTATCAAGTCGCTCATCATCTTTGTGACCAAGCTAATATCATTTTTGCCGAAGATTTGAACGTCAAAGCCATGTCTAGGGGGATGTTGTGCAAGCATACCCTTGATGCTGGTTTTGGGGGTTTTCTAGAGGTATTAAAGCACGTGGCCTGGAAGCGAGATGTTTATTTCGAGAAAGTTGATGCTAATTTCACTAGCCAAATTTGTCCGAATTGTGGTGTAGTGACTGGTAAGAAAGACTTGTCTCAACGAGTGCATGTTCACTTCGTGACGCTTTGCTACGCAACGCTTTGCGTTCGCGAAGCGTCACGAAGTGAACGCGAACGGGGATGTCCCTAA
- a CDS encoding late competence development ComFB family protein: MSSIEKIVEQALRDGYLTPTMEAEVGRICDTASELSIEEYMALDRLMGALLTGEVVAVPRKQFINVMEELVLSEAIARVAEIEATTDKVLDVGDIAAYTLNRLPPLYATTEEGASYQRQKAKEELQELINQQISDAISRSLEQPEFYPERTPVAKTSSGDVLKQVSNLLQSHATQYETQD, from the coding sequence ATGAGTAGCATCGAAAAAATTGTGGAACAGGCGCTACGAGACGGTTATCTGACACCGACGATGGAAGCGGAAGTAGGGCGCATCTGTGATACGGCTTCGGAACTGTCCATTGAGGAGTATATGGCGCTGGACCGACTGATGGGAGCCCTCCTCACCGGGGAAGTCGTTGCGGTTCCCCGGAAGCAGTTTATTAACGTGATGGAGGAATTGGTTCTCAGTGAAGCGATTGCTAGAGTGGCAGAAATTGAGGCTACCACAGATAAGGTTTTGGATGTGGGGGATATTGCGGCCTATACCTTAAACCGTTTACCGCCTTTGTATGCCACAACGGAAGAAGGGGCGAGTTATCAGAGGCAAAAGGCGAAGGAAGAGTTACAGGAGTTGATTAATCAACAGATTAGTGATGCAATCTCCCGCAGTTTAGAACAACCGGAATTTTACCCCGAACGGACTCCTGTGGCTAAAACCTCCTCGGGAGATGTGTTGAAGCAAGTCAGCAACTTGTTACAATCCCATGCCACCCAGTATGAAACTCAAGATTAG
- a CDS encoding class I SAM-dependent methyltransferase, giving the protein MNIFFEIHTNLTRESPGGEDYTRQALELLPTLEHPTILDIGCGPGSQTLTLAQSTDGYITAVDNHEPFLVELRSKAKTQGYKQRIHCVNQSMDSLSFPPQSFDLIWSEGAVYIMGFEQGLKNWRSFLKPQGYLVVSELVWLRANPPAEVAQFWGVNYPGMKAGDELLAEIPQWGYQVLASFVLPEVAWWNYYHPLEARLADLSQVYAQDEEALQIIAQEAQEIEMYHQYKNWYGYQFFVLQKV; this is encoded by the coding sequence ATGAATATTTTCTTTGAAATTCACACCAATCTCACCCGAGAAAGTCCGGGAGGGGAAGACTATACCCGACAAGCTTTAGAACTGTTACCAACCTTAGAACATCCTACCATTCTAGATATTGGTTGTGGCCCAGGTTCCCAGACCCTCACATTAGCTCAATCTACAGATGGCTATATTACCGCAGTAGACAACCACGAACCGTTTTTAGTAGAGTTACGCTCAAAGGCCAAAACACAAGGTTATAAACAGCGCATTCACTGTGTTAACCAAAGCATGGACAGCCTATCTTTTCCCCCTCAGTCTTTTGATTTAATTTGGTCTGAAGGGGCGGTTTATATTATGGGATTTGAACAGGGGTTAAAAAATTGGCGTTCTTTCTTGAAACCTCAAGGGTATTTAGTCGTGAGTGAATTAGTTTGGTTGCGTGCTAATCCTCCCGCAGAAGTTGCCCAATTTTGGGGGGTAAACTATCCGGGAATGAAGGCAGGGGATGAATTGTTAGCAGAAATTCCCCAGTGGGGATATCAGGTGTTGGCCTCTTTTGTTTTGCCCGAAGTAGCATGGTGGAATTATTATCACCCTCTAGAAGCAAGATTGGCAGACTTAAGCCAAGTCTATGCACAAGATGAGGAAGCACTGCAAATTATAGCCCAAGAAGCCCAAGAAATTGAGATGTATCACCAGTATAAAAACTGGTATGGCTATCAATTTTTTGTCCTGCAAAAGGTTTAA